CTGCTGGATCATCCCAGACCGGGTACCGAGCTTCTACCGTGTCCTCCAGGACGCCGCGTCGCGCCTCGATATCCAGTGTCTCGTGGTGTCGCATCACGACGAGAAGTACATCGACGCCGGCGTTCGCATCTCACGCGTCAGCGGCAAGCGCATGGAGCACTCCGAGGTCAACTCGGGCGAACCCGACCCATCCTGGTCGGACGAAGCCGAAGGCCTTCGCTACATCCGACTCGTCAACTTCCAGGCCTTCCCGGACGCGACGTTGCACCTGGGACCGGGCATGAACGTCGTCGTCGGCGCCAACAACCTCGGCAAGTCGGTCTTCGTCCGGGCGCTGCGCGCGCTCTTCCTCGGCGAGACCGATGACGGTCAGATCCGGCACGGCACGAAGATGGCTGTCGTGGAGGTTGGACTGCGCCACAACCGGATCCTGCGGTTCAGCCGGCAGCCAGGCCGCAACCCCGTCAATCTCTGGACGCTGCTCGACGCGAGCGGTGCGATCGTGACCGATAACGGCATCCATCACGAGACGGGTGGGCGTGAGCCGCCTGCATGGCTTCAGGACGCCTTCGCCATCAGGCGCATCGATGGCATGGACGTGCATCTCTCCACCCAGAAGCAACCGGTCTTTCTGCTCGACGAACCTCCATCCCGTCGCGCCAACGTGCTCTCGGTTGGTCGTGAGTCTGGCTATGCCCGCTCCATGCTGGCCATCCACAAGGAGCGCTGCACGCGCGACCAGTCCGTTGTCCGTGAAGGCGAGAAGGAACTCGGGCTGCTGATCGACCAATCTAAGAAGCTCGATCAATGTCCTGATATTGCAGAGAAACTTCAGGCTGCCAGAGTCACCTTGGCCGATCTGGCGCAGACGGGGGCAGATCTGAAATGCCTCCAGGATCTGGTGCAGACCCTGGCATCTGCCAGGCAAGCCGCGCACAGGACGGCCTCGCGCCAGAGCATCCTGCGTAGACTTCCCGATGCAGGCATGCTGGTCGATATCCAGGCTGACGGCGTCACGGCCGAAGCCATCGAGACCATTTCGTCAGCCATCGTCGCGTCGGTCTCTTGGCGCAGCCTGGCGGCCAAGCGCGCACAGATCCTCGACACCTTGCCCGAGGTGCCGGTGTTCGAAAGCATCGAGCGCTATACCGAGTGCATCAGAACCCTTTACGGGCTGCAGCATCAGTTCGACAGCACAGCGGCCAATGGCGCCATTCTCGGTGCGTTGCCCGATGTCCCTGAAGTGGTCTCGGAGGAGGCGACCGAGGTCGCAGCATCGACGATCGCGAAACTGAGGCAGGCGAAACGCGAACGAGCGGCCGAGGAGGCGCGTCTGCGAATTCAGGAACAGCAACTCAACGAGGAAGCCGAGGCTCTGGCTGCCGAGTTCGGCGCGAGTTGCCCGACCTGTGGCGGCGCCTTCGATGCCGGCCATGTCTTCGAACACAAGGAACTCGCGGCATGATCGTCTCGGGTCACCTCCTCTACGCCGAACCAATCAAGGTCAGCGGGCTCCTGCTCGTGGGCGACCCGCATGTGTCATCGAAACGGCCAGGCCGCCGCAAGGATGCGACGTGGCCTGATCCCATCTTGCGCAAGCTCGAATTCTGCGTGGAGACCGCCAATGCGCGCGGTCTCGCGATGCTCTTGCTGGGGGATCTCTTCGACGAGAGCCTCGAGGAGGATGAAGCGCTGAAGACCAGGGTCTCGCGCATCCTGAAAGCTGCAGTGATCCCGCCGATTGCCAATGTCGGCAACCACGACAAGGCCAATGCGAAGCTGTCGGATTGTGACTCGCTGTCGTTCCTTGCGGTCAACGACGCTCTCGATGTGATCCGCGATTCTGGGCCCGTCTGCACCTTCGATATCGATGGGATGCTTCTGGGACTTGGGATGACACCCTACGGGCAGGACATCCCGACGGACGTGACTGGCCAGTTCGAGGGCGTGAACGCGGTGATGTGGTGCACCCATCACGACATCGCATTCGACGAGACCTATCCCAAGGCCGTCCATCCGTTCCCGATCGCCGGCTGCAAGATCGTCGTCAACGGGCATGTCCATGCGCGCAAGAAGCCGGTCAGAGCCGGCGAGACGATGTGGCTGAACCCAGGCAACATCAATCGTCAGTCAGTGGATCTGATCGATCATGTTCCGGCAGCCTGGGTGCTCGACGGTCGCTCGAATTTCGAACCGGTCGAGCTGCCGCATGGGGTCGACGTCTTTGATCTGACAGGTCGGCTTGTCGATCCATCGACACCGGAGGAAGTCGCAGCCAGCGTCGAGTCAGCCTTCGTCACGATCCTGAAGGCCCAGGAATCCATCGACAGCGTTGCCAGCGACGACGGAGCGATGATCCGTGAGGACATCGAGGCCAAATTCGAGCGAGACAAGACGCCGACTGACATCCGGGCTATCATCAATTCGCTTCTCTCGGAAGCAATCAGCCGCCGCGCCGCCTGATCATCTAGGCGACATGGCCGAGTGCTCCGTCACGGTGTCACCCAGGACCTCGGCGACCTCTGCCGGCATGCTGTCGATCTGGTTGTAGGGGCCGAGCTTACGGCGGCCGCCTTCGACCACCATTGACGCCTCGTAGTGATCGACCTGGTTGGCCCCATCGACGAAGGTCAGGTGAATCTGCTCGACATCACCATGCCGCGGGCTGGCGACTGCAAGTGCGAACCGGGTGCCGCGGTGGCTGCTGATGTATTCGCGCGCCGAGTTCAGCATGGTCGCACGATCGACCTCGTTCATGAGGGGAACGATGGCGAGCTCGCCGCGGGGCATGTCGACGAACAACACCGCGCGATAGGGCAGATGGTCCTGATTGCCGAACGAATCCGTCGCAAACGCCATCGCTTGGGCGAGTATATCGTGTGATGTGACGGGCACGATCATGCCAAAGCCCTCGACGGTGCCGGGCTAAGACGTCATTCGCGACGTTGACCGAACCGGTGACCCTCTCGCCTACATGGCTCGCCTGATCAAGGGGATCCATTGTGGCGCAGATCATCCGTGGGGCAGGCAAAAGGCGAAGCGAGTCAGCCAGAACACGAACTACACGGCCGAGAATGCCGCGTCGCGAAAGCCGCTACAAGGGATGGTGACGTCCTGAGGCAGTTCAGTGCCTCAGGAATCGTCCGGACGAGAGATCAAATGACCCCTTCGGAGACGAGCTTGGCCCCTGAGATCGGCAGGTTGCCATAGACCTTCACCGTCTTGACTGAGGCCGGGTCCACGGAGACGTCCACCGGCAGGGGATTTTCTCCGATGGTCTCGCCATGGGCCTTGAGTGATTTGACACCCTTGAGCGGAGCACCCCCTTCGAGCGCGTGGCCTGTCTCGGCGACCTCGAAGACCTTGCCGCCCTTGGAGACGTGCGTGGCATAGGATTCCGGCAGGGCAGGGGCGTTTGTGCCGGTGATATCTGCCCAGCTCTCCGCGTTGGCGATCGCGACGAAGCACCTGGATTTCGCAGCCGACCAGTGCTGCGGCTCGATCGGCGAGACGTAGATCTCCTGCTTCATCTGGCCGCCGGCAGCCAGACCCATATCGAGCTTCCGAGGCGCCGGGGAGCGCATCGTGGCATCGACGCTGGCCATGGCACGCAGTGGCGAGCCGACCTTGAACGACGACGGTGACAGGGACGGGCCGTCGCTGGAAGGAGCTGCGGAGAACAGGACGCCCGGCTCATCGAAGCCCGATGCCATGACCGCAAAAGAGCTGTCATAGGAAGCCCGCCGCGGCAGCTTGGGCACCTTGGTGAAGTGGGCAGGCAGAAGCGGTTTGACGAGGATCTGCAGGCCTCCATGGTCCTCCTTGCCGGTGACCTGGCCTTCGACGGTGTAGCCCTGGCCGAGTGGCATCGCGACGAACTGCCGGATGACGCCCTTGCCGATGCAGATCCCGTCCATCCACATCTGACCTGGCACCTGCATGAAGTCCTGATCGTCACCGAAGGCGAGGTCCTCGGACCAGGGCTTGCCAGTGACCGCGTTGACCTTGCCGACGCAGACCTTCACCGCCATCGGGTAGCCGCCGGGCGAATGGAACGACATCCACATGGCTTCGGTCTGGTGCATCGGCAGAACGATGCCGCCGCGCTTCAGCCAGTTGGCCGGGATCTTGTCCTTGGGCAGGTCGTGGATATCGCGCAGCGGGAACGAGCCCAGCGAAGGCGGCAGAGAATGGACGTGAGCGTCCTCAGGCAGCCGGTTGGTCCGGTGGAAGTCGATCTCCAGCACCGCGTCAGGGTGGATCTCGGGGAATTCGAAAATCAGGCGGTTGTTCTTCAAGCCCACGGCCATGTGCAGATCTCCCTCACCACTCGCCTTCGTCGATCATCTTCATCACCTGCTCGACTCGTTCCGGTGACGCGGTCGCCAGGCGCTCGACGAGGCCTCGCAACTCCGGACGGCCCAGGAGAACGTCCCGCAACTCGGAAGAAAGCCGACCCGACTGGATGACGAGTTCGCCCGGGTCCGCCCCGAGGTCCTCCGCGATCCTCCTGATCGTCTGCTCTTCCGGAACGAGCTCGCCATTTTCGATCTGCGACATGGCGCTGGGCGAAAGCCCCACGCGTGCAGCGACAGCGCGCAGCGAGAAACTGCGACCTTCCGCTTCCTGTCGACGTTGCCGGGCCGCGCGAACGGCCTGGGAGAAGATGCTCATGGCAGAGTGTTCACCAAGTGATGAACTGTTCAGTAAATGGTGAACATGCAGCTGTCAACCTGGGCAGCTCATTCGACACGCGATGACGATTGTTGCGTCGGAGCGGGGTATGTCGATTATCGACACCGGTCGGTTGCCCTTCATGGCCGCAACACCGGAGGAGCCCCGAAGTCGAGACGGCCATGACCGAGACTGACATCTACAGCGCCGAGAGCGATCTGAATGCCGTCTGGGTCCACCAGAACGGGGAGTGCGTGGCCCGCTTCGGGCGCGCCGCCTATGAGGTGTTCAGTGCCGGCGAGCCCCGCAAGATGGTCTTCCACGGCAGGCCGGCCTCTCTGGAGAACTGGCTAGCCTTCAAGGCGCATGTGGAAGCGGTTCATGGCTATCCAATCAGCGACGAACTGACACCGCACCGTTTCCACAAGGAGCTGGGGCTTGATGCTGCCTACCACTGCACGGGCTCTGTCTTCCGGGTGCCGCTTGCCGCGGTAAGCGACCTCAACAATCCGTTCGAGACAGACGTCTGGGGCAGAGGTCAAACGACCAAGCGCGCGGTCCGAGAAGCCATCGAGCGAGCTGACTTCGCCGCAACCCACATCAACATGGGCGTCCGCCACATGGTGCCGCCGGGCTGGGATGCCCGACGCATTGCCTATCTGGTCGAGCACAGGGACGAGACGCCCATCTCGATCGAGGTCCACAGCCTGGATGGATCTTTCACGATCCAGGACGGATTTCATCGGCTCGCGGCCGCGATCTACCGTGGTGACAGCCATATCGACATCGAGCTCGGCGGGTATGTTTCCGGCTGGGACCAGTCGTTCCCCGAGCGTACCACCATCCAGCAACCGCGCCCTCGACCGGGGGAAGAAGACCTCACGCTCGACGAAGTCGTCGCCTACCGCCTCGAACTGGCGAAGGCGCATCTGGGTTGGACGAAGCCACGCATCGACGCCTTTTGGCAGGGCTTTGCCGATCACAAGGCCGGGAAGAAAGACGTCAGTCGGCTCGGGCACCGCGACGAATATGCCTCCTTTGACGATCAGCACTGCTCGCCGGCCGAGCTCGATGCGCTTGGCTACCGCGATGGACTGCAGGCTGGCGAAGCCTTCGAGACTGAACTGCGCGATTATGCTCGCGACGATCTTGGCCTGCTCCAGGAGGTCAATGCCTGGGCAGCGAACTCCAACGGTGATTTCGATATCGACGATGCCACCTGGACGGCGACGGCGGCCCAACCGATCAACCTGTTCCTCGCGGTGATGACGAGGCAGCAATGGATCGACTGGCTTGTTGAGGAAGACCGGGCCGCGAAAGCAGATGGCCGCTATGGGTATGCCCACCTGCTGATCCAGAACACCAACTCCCACATCGTGCATGTCGCATACGAAGACGGTCGCGTCGACGTTTGGGGCGGCTTTCACCGGATTGCCGCCGCCATGCTTCGCGGAGACCTCAACATCCCGGCCATCGAGGGCCGCCCTGCGCCTGCCCTGGCTTACGCGGCGCGCTGAATTTTCAAGCCTGTGCAAGGCAGCCGCCGATCACCGCCCGTGATCGGCGGCCAACAAACGCACGATAGCTCGGTGAGAAGGCCCAGCTCTGCATTGGGGCACAGGGATCTTTCATTCGAATTTTGAAGGATCAGTCAGCTCCAAAAGGAGTGCGATTTGGCTATCCAGATATTTCGCTTGACACCCCCTAGTGACTTTCAACGATCCCGCACATCATTCCTGCAGACAAGGAGTCGTTATCGAATCCTTGCTCCGGGCGCGATGAGCGTTCGGCGAACCCAACCACACCGCAACCCTGAGCACACCGTTCCAGGGGTTCGCTAGGAGCACCACATGTCTCTCGCAGGTATCAAGCAGGCCTCCGCCGCCCGCGGCCGCAACTCGGCCTCCACCGGCTACCCCAACGTCCTCGTCCAGGTGAAGGGCTTCAAGCTCCACGACAAGGCGAACCCGAACCCCGACAAGGACGTCCTGATCGGCGTGCTCGTGAACGATGCCGACAGCCTCAAGGCGACCGTCGACGCCGAGGGCAACTACGCGACCGAGGTCGAGATCAAGGTCGAGTTCACGCCCGAGGAGCTGGAGAAGCTGCGCGCCAAGAAGACCGTGAAGCACGGCGTCTTCGAGGTCGCCAAGGGCAAGAACAACAACGAGCCGGTCGCCGTCGGCCAGTTCGTCGCCTTCGATCGCTGCAAGATCCGCGGCAACCAGATCACGGCGGCCTTCGTCGATCGTCCGTTCGGCAAGCGCGGCATCTTCGACCCCAACTCGATGTACATCTTCACCAACGTCGACACCTCGGTTCGCAGCGAGCGCACGATCCCCGGCCGCGACGGCAACCCGGACCGCAGCGTCCAGACCGCCGTCGTGACCTTCTCGGACCAGTCGATCCCGTTCACCGGCCTCGACGGCTTCAAGGCAGCCATCGCCCAGGCGGTCGCGGCCTCCGAGGTCTACATGGACGAGGTCTCGGTCTACGTCCGCGGCCTGGAGACCGAAGACGGCGTCGTCACCCCGTTCTCGGAGGAGTTCATCCGCCGCTGGAACAAGGATGAGCAGCGCCCCGAGACCGCCGCGGAGTTCGCCGACCGGATCCTGGCCGACGAGAACAAGAAGGACTTCGTCGCCGAAGCCATCGCCGGCAAGAACAACCAGATGTGGGAGGTCGTGCCGCAGGTGCGCATCGACTACGGCGCCAACTCGACGCATTCCGGCAAGATCGCTGCTCGCGAGAGCAACGAGAACGCGCCGCCGCTGACCGACGACCAGAAGCGCAAGCTCAACGACGCGGAGCGCTTCCGCATCGACCTGGGCGAGGGCTTCGAGTTCGGCCACGTCAAGTGCAACGTCCCGATGCAGCGCAAGATCGACGCCGACTCGACCGGCCGCTGGTTCGGCACCGGCGTTCGCCTCCTCGCCGGCTTCCCGCTGCGCATGGGCCGCCACGAGCTGGTGACCAACAACACGCCGCCGGAGATCGCCGCCGCGTTCGTCAAGAACGCCGAGGATCGCTACGCCAACCGCCGCAACACGAACCCGGCGGCCGAGAACGACGCGCCCGAGAACGACGCGCCCGGTCACACCATGTGATCTCGGCCTGAGATCTGAGAACTGACGGGGGCGGGCCACAAGCCCGCCCTTTTCTGTGGAGGGCGGAGAAGACGATGGCGGATGTCGAGTGGCTCGAT
This genomic window from Bosea sp. RAC05 contains:
- a CDS encoding AAA family ATPase translates to MDMSPETRVARSAERLARLEGRREALSQRRAVLEKDVGEAKGRLLVKREVEEFIDEIQADAGRRQIESFETLLTALVGEVLPGEKPIAMTLSTERGMPALDISSRHPSGALEDIFRNQGGALTNVVSMGLRLAAVVKSGLARFVALDEADCWIIPDRVPSFYRVLQDAASRLDIQCLVVSHHDEKYIDAGVRISRVSGKRMEHSEVNSGEPDPSWSDEAEGLRYIRLVNFQAFPDATLHLGPGMNVVVGANNLGKSVFVRALRALFLGETDDGQIRHGTKMAVVEVGLRHNRILRFSRQPGRNPVNLWTLLDASGAIVTDNGIHHETGGREPPAWLQDAFAIRRIDGMDVHLSTQKQPVFLLDEPPSRRANVLSVGRESGYARSMLAIHKERCTRDQSVVREGEKELGLLIDQSKKLDQCPDIAEKLQAARVTLADLAQTGADLKCLQDLVQTLASARQAAHRTASRQSILRRLPDAGMLVDIQADGVTAEAIETISSAIVASVSWRSLAAKRAQILDTLPEVPVFESIERYTECIRTLYGLQHQFDSTAANGAILGALPDVPEVVSEEATEVAASTIAKLRQAKRERAAEEARLRIQEQQLNEEAEALAAEFGASCPTCGGAFDAGHVFEHKELAA
- a CDS encoding metallophosphoesterase, encoding MIVSGHLLYAEPIKVSGLLLVGDPHVSSKRPGRRKDATWPDPILRKLEFCVETANARGLAMLLLGDLFDESLEEDEALKTRVSRILKAAVIPPIANVGNHDKANAKLSDCDSLSFLAVNDALDVIRDSGPVCTFDIDGMLLGLGMTPYGQDIPTDVTGQFEGVNAVMWCTHHDIAFDETYPKAVHPFPIAGCKIVVNGHVHARKKPVRAGETMWLNPGNINRQSVDLIDHVPAAWVLDGRSNFEPVELPHGVDVFDLTGRLVDPSTPEEVAASVESAFVTILKAQESIDSVASDDGAMIREDIEAKFERDKTPTDIRAIINSLLSEAISRRAA
- a CDS encoding helix-turn-helix domain-containing protein, giving the protein MSIFSQAVRAARQRRQEAEGRSFSLRAVAARVGLSPSAMSQIENGELVPEEQTIRRIAEDLGADPGELVIQSGRLSSELRDVLLGRPELRGLVERLATASPERVEQVMKMIDEGEW